Proteins from one Salmonella bongori NCTC 12419 genomic window:
- the hldE gene encoding bifunctional D-glycero-beta-D-manno-heptose-7-phosphate kinase/D-glycero-beta-D-manno-heptose 1-phosphate adenylyltransferase HldE: MKVNLPAFERAGVMVVGDVMLDRYWYGPTCRISPEAPVPVVKVNSVEERPGGAANVAMNIASLGANARLVGLTGIDDAARALSKTLAEVNVKCDFVSVPTHPTITKLRVLSRNQQLIRLDFEEGFEGVDPQPLHERINQALGSIGALVLSDYAKGALTSVQTMIALARQAGVPVLIDPKGTDFERYRGATLLTPNLSEFEAVAGKCKSEDELVDRGMKLIADFDLSALLVTRSEQGMTLLQPNKAAVHMPTQAQEVYDVTGAGDTVIGVLAATLAAGNSLEEACYFANAAAGVVVGKLGTSTVSPIELENAVRGRADTGFGVMTEDELKQAVASARKRGEKVVMTNGVFDILHAGHVSYLANARKLGHRLIVAVNSDASTKRLKGESRPVNPLEQRMIVLGALESVDWVVAFEEDTPQRLIASILPDLLVKGGDYKPEEIAGSEEVWANGGEVMVLNFEDGCSTTNIIKKLQTERDT, from the coding sequence ATGAAAGTAAATCTGCCAGCGTTTGAACGTGCGGGCGTCATGGTTGTGGGTGATGTAATGCTGGATCGCTACTGGTATGGCCCTACTTGCCGTATTTCACCGGAAGCGCCGGTGCCCGTTGTTAAAGTGAATAGCGTTGAGGAACGTCCGGGCGGCGCGGCGAACGTGGCGATGAACATTGCGTCTCTGGGAGCGAACGCCCGTCTGGTCGGCCTGACGGGAATTGATGACGCCGCGCGTGCGCTGAGCAAAACGTTAGCGGAGGTCAACGTAAAGTGTGACTTCGTTTCTGTACCGACGCACCCGACGATTACCAAGCTGCGTGTGCTGTCCCGTAACCAGCAGCTTATTCGCCTTGATTTTGAAGAAGGTTTTGAGGGGGTGGACCCGCAGCCGTTGCATGAGCGTATCAACCAGGCGCTGGGATCGATCGGCGCGCTGGTCTTGTCCGATTATGCCAAAGGCGCGCTGACCAGCGTGCAGACGATGATTGCTTTGGCGCGCCAGGCAGGCGTGCCGGTGCTCATCGATCCTAAGGGGACGGATTTTGAGCGTTATCGCGGCGCCACGCTGCTCACGCCGAACCTTTCTGAATTTGAGGCTGTCGCGGGTAAATGTAAAAGCGAAGACGAACTGGTTGACCGCGGCATGAAATTGATTGCCGATTTCGACCTTTCCGCGTTGTTGGTCACGCGTTCCGAGCAGGGGATGACGCTACTGCAACCGAATAAAGCGGCGGTCCATATGCCGACGCAGGCGCAGGAAGTTTATGACGTTACTGGTGCGGGCGATACGGTGATTGGCGTGCTGGCGGCAACGTTAGCGGCGGGTAATTCGCTGGAAGAGGCGTGTTATTTCGCCAATGCGGCTGCGGGTGTCGTGGTGGGTAAACTCGGGACCTCGACGGTTTCCCCAATTGAGCTGGAAAACGCGGTACGTGGGCGTGCGGATACCGGCTTCGGCGTCATGACTGAAGACGAGCTGAAACAGGCCGTCGCCAGCGCGCGTAAACGTGGCGAGAAAGTGGTCATGACCAACGGTGTTTTCGATATTCTGCACGCGGGCCACGTCTCTTATCTGGCGAACGCGCGCAAGCTGGGCCATCGTCTGATTGTGGCGGTCAATAGTGATGCCTCGACTAAGCGTCTGAAAGGTGAAAGCCGTCCGGTTAATCCGCTGGAACAGCGTATGATTGTGCTGGGCGCGCTGGAGTCGGTCGACTGGGTTGTCGCTTTTGAAGAAGATACGCCGCAACGACTGATTGCCAGTATTCTGCCGGATCTACTGGTAAAAGGGGGTGACTATAAGCCGGAAGAGATTGCGGGCAGTGAAGAGGTCTGGGCCAACGGCGGCGAAGTGATGGTACTGAACTTTGAAGATGGTTGTTCCACGACGAATATCATTAAAAAGCTCCAGACAGAGCGCGATACGTAA